From the Bacillus sp. FJAT-22090 genome, the window AGTACATGGTCATATTGACAAGTTATAGAGTTGTTCAATCGATTTTTTTCCTTAGCATAGGGGGAAGGAATGAAAGGGGTATTTCATTTGAAATCTAATATTCTTATCTTTGTATTTTTAACTTCACTATTATTTATCACTGGTTGTACGCTAAGTAATTCCGTACAAACATATGATACAAATAATGAAAATGTAATCAGTATATTAGACGAGAAAGTTTTAAAAATTGATGACTCAGAAGAAGAGTTTTCTTATTTAACCGACTTATCGGAAGAAGAATTAAAGTCTTATAAATTATTTACCCAGGAATATGATACAAATTATATAAAAGGTTTTTCACCAGAAAAGATTATGCTTATATACATTCATTCAGCAGTTATAGATGATATAGAAGCAATCTATTCGTTGGTTTATATTGATGGGGAGTTACCTGATTTCGATACTTTTAAAAGAATATATTACCAAAATCTTAACATATCCAACTTGGAAATGGCTTTAGATTTCAGATATTATGACACAATCAAAATAAAACAAGAAGACAGTAATGGATTATTAGTTGAATTAACGGTTAGTTATGGAAGGTTCACAGCTTCAACATTAATGGAATTAAAAAAAGAAAATGATATATGGAAAATTGTTCTCCCCCACTCGTTCAAAAAGTGAGCACTTTAAGCAGCGTATTCTCTATTTTAACTTGTCTTTTCTCCATTTTATTTTCCACAAAAAAATCCCCTATGAAAATGGGGACTTGCTTTTATGCTTGTGATTTATGGTGGAATGGACATTTTCCTTGAATTGGCTCAATATCATCACCAATAAAGAATTGCTTCCATTCATTATGCGTCGGGTCGCCGAAGTGACCGATATCTGGATGTTTAGGCAGCTGATCCCAAGCTTCTACACGTTTACGAACTTTTTCACGTGACATTATACCGCCTTTTTCAGTTCCTTCTAATCCTTCAAATATCTTGCGAGGCTGGAATCCAAGAACCATCGCATTTCCTAAATGACGTGTCTTTCGCTTCTTATATGCAGGAGCATTTCCGAACACGAAGATTGGCTCTCCATTGAATCGGAAATCCCATAAATAGTGTTCAGGGTCGCGAGGGCTGTCTTCCGGCCATTCAATTTCATCGACCTCATGTATGTATTGGAGAATCTCCCAAAATTGCTTTCGATAATCTGCGAGAGAACCCTCTTGCTCAAAAGGCTCTACAAATACAAAAAGACCGTGTCTCTTATAGTTTGGTAGTTTAAATAAATCTAGAAAGCCTTCTAGTGCAAGCGGTAGATTACTCCAGTCGTCTTGATTGATATATGCATAGCGGAGCTCGCCTTTCAGTTCGCCACTCATTCCAAAAAAACATGGAAACGTTTTATCCGTTACCGTGTTATGAAAGGTTTCGTATTCTTTATAGAGCCAACTCGGCAAGTCTTTTCTAGTATGAAAATCTTCTTTTGTTAATAAAGCTCGTTCCTTCGTAATCATACAATCGCCTCCACTATCTTTATTCACACATCTCGTTATGTCTAGTCTTTACCCCATCCTAAATTTCCTGAAACAACGAAGTTCAAATGAAAAAAATTCACAAATAGGTTATGAAATGAAAAATCAAGGGAATAAAAAAGGAATGAATTAAGAAATTGGAGGATGACTTATGGTGAAAATAATTCAAAATCAATCTAAAATAAATTGTCAAAG encodes:
- a CDS encoding YqcI/YcgG family protein, with the translated sequence MITKERALLTKEDFHTRKDLPSWLYKEYETFHNTVTDKTFPCFFGMSGELKGELRYAYINQDDWSNLPLALEGFLDLFKLPNYKRHGLFVFVEPFEQEGSLADYRKQFWEILQYIHEVDEIEWPEDSPRDPEHYLWDFRFNGEPIFVFGNAPAYKKRKTRHLGNAMVLGFQPRKIFEGLEGTEKGGIMSREKVRKRVEAWDQLPKHPDIGHFGDPTHNEWKQFFIGDDIEPIQGKCPFHHKSQA